From Elaeis guineensis isolate ETL-2024a chromosome 16, EG11, whole genome shotgun sequence, a single genomic window includes:
- the LOC105059621 gene encoding cold shock protein 2 produces MANGSGRSKGTVKWFNGAKGFGFITPDDGGEDLFVHQSSIKAEGYRSLAEGEAVEFTIAEGDDGRTKAVDVTGPDGSSVQGGGRRDGFGGGSSRGYGGGYGFNGGGGRSGGVRGGGFGGGGGGYSGGGGGGACYNCGETGHLARDCYKGGSGGGAACYSCGETGHLARDCYKGGSGGGSACYKCGETGHLARDCYKGSGGGGGGSCYACGEMGHFARECPSAK; encoded by the coding sequence GCGAACGGGAGCGGTCGATCGAAGGGGACGGTGAAGTGGTTCAACGGGGCGAAGGGGTTCGGCTTTATCACGCCGGACGACGGCGGCGAGGACCTCTTTGTTCACCAGTCCTCGATCAAGGCGGAGGGATACCGGAGCCTCGCGGAGGGCGAGGCCGTGGAGTTCACCATCGCGGAGGGCGACGATGGCCGCACCAAGGCCGTCGATGTCACCGGCCCTGATGGATCCAGCGTCCAGGGCGGCGGCCGAAGGGATGGATTTGGAGGTGGAAGTAGCCGTGGTTATGGAGGGGGGTACGGGTTTAACGGTGGCGGAGGCAGGAGCGGCGGAGTGAGAGGGGGGGGTTTCGGTGGCGGCGGAGGTGGTTACAGTGGCGGCGGAGGTGGTGGTGCCTGCTATAACTGCGGTGAGACTGGTCATCTGGCCAGGGATTGCTATAAAGGCGGCAGCGGAGGTGGTGCCGCCTGCTATAGCTGTGGAGAGACTGGTCACCTCGCTAGGGATTGCTATAAGGGTGGCAGCGGAGGTGGTTCTGCCTGCTATAAATGTGGTGAAACTGGTCATCTGGCTAGAGATTGCTATAAAGGCAGCGGCGGAGGTGGCGGTGGATCATGCTACGCCTGCGGCGAAATGGGTCACTTCGCTAGGGAATGCCCGAGCGCGAAGTGA